In Chryseobacterium turcicum, a single window of DNA contains:
- a CDS encoding phosphomannose isomerase type II C-terminal cupin domain: MLEIGERPWGKYYVLADEPNYKLKRIEVNPGQKLSYQYHHKRQEQWTIIEGDATIILDDKEIKLSYGESIFIPLGAKHRIMNLSEKPVIFIEVQTGTYFGEDDIVRLDDEYDRK, translated from the coding sequence ATGTTAGAAATTGGCGAAAGACCTTGGGGGAAATATTATGTTTTGGCAGACGAACCTAATTATAAACTGAAAAGAATTGAAGTAAATCCTGGGCAAAAGCTATCCTATCAATATCATCATAAAAGACAAGAACAATGGACTATCATTGAAGGAGATGCTACCATCATCTTGGATGACAAAGAAATAAAGTTATCTTATGGAGAAAGTATTTTTATTCCATTAGGAGCTAAACACAGAATCATGAATCTTTCAGAAAAGCCGGTTATCTTCATAGAAGTACAAACAGGAACTTACTTTGGAGAGGATGATATCGTGAGGTTGGATGATGAATATGACAGAAAATAA
- a CDS encoding transposase, which produces MDEFSKTITKKTVICLDNAQIHHSKEFKTQISKWKKLDIEIFYLPKYSPHLNSIEILWRKIKYEWLRAKDYTSWQTLEKALENIFSGFGNIYNIIFKP; this is translated from the coding sequence ATTGATGAATTTTCAAAAACAATCACAAAGAAGACTGTTATTTGTTTAGATAATGCACAGATACATCATTCTAAGGAATTTAAAACCCAAATTTCAAAATGGAAGAAGTTAGATATTGAAATTTTTTATCTTCCAAAATATAGTCCACATCTTAATTCTATTGAAATTCTTTGGCGAAAAATAAAGTATGAATGGCTTCGTGCAAAAGATTATACCTCTTGGCAAACTCTTGAAAAAGCGTTGGAGAATATCTTTTCAGGATTTGGAAATATTTATAACATAATTTTCAAACCTTAA
- a CDS encoding transposase, whose amino-acid sequence MNLTKDDYLDVYFADESGFSLTPSISYHWQQKNENVKIIPRHSKRINVFGIMSKNNNLFQRHHMGKITSDFVI is encoded by the coding sequence ATGAATCTGACGAAAGATGATTATTTGGATGTATACTTTGCTGATGAGAGCGGATTTTCTTTAACTCCCTCCATTTCTTACCACTGGCAACAAAAAAATGAAAATGTAAAAATCATACCCAGGCACAGTAAAAGAATCAATGTTTTTGGGATTATGTCTAAGAATAATAATCTTTTTCAGCGTCATCATATGGGAAAAATAACTTCTGATTTTGTGATTTAG